A stretch of Xenopus laevis strain J_2021 chromosome 8S, Xenopus_laevis_v10.1, whole genome shotgun sequence DNA encodes these proteins:
- the gtf2a1.S gene encoding general transcription factor IIA 1 S homeolog (The RefSeq protein has 3 substitutions, 2 non-frameshifting indels compared to this genomic sequence), whose product MASAASANANPVPKLYRSVIGDVINDVREIFLDEGVGEQVLMELKTLWESKLMQSKAVDGFHTEEQQLLLQAQQQQQQQQQHSQHHRVQQHPQQQQAASHQTQQVLIPATHQAQQQQVLVQESKMIHHMTPQGMSAATTLALPAGVTPVQQLITNSGQLLQVVRAANGAQYLIQPQQSMVLQQQVIPQMQQGGVQAPVIQQVLTPMPGGLSQQTGVIIQPQQILFTGNKTQVIPNTMSAPQAPIQGQLTVTSQQQQQGQQQAPLVLQVDGAGDTSSEEDEDEDEDYDDEEEEDKEKDGEDGQVEEEPLNSEDDVSDEEGQELFDTENVVVCQYDKIHRSKNKWKFHLKDGIMNLNGRDFVFSKAIGDAEW is encoded by the exons ATGGCGGCCTCGGCTAACGCAAACCCCGTG CCTAAATTGTACAGATCTGTGATTGAAGATGTTATCAATGATGTGAGGGAGATTTTTCTGGATGAGGGAGTTGATGAACAAGTCTTGATGGAGCTGAAAACA CTGTGGGAAAGCAAGCTGATGCAATCTAAAGCAGTGGATGGTTTTCACACTGAGGAACAGCAACTTTTACTGCaggctcaacaacaacaacagcagcagcagcagcaacattcTCAGCATCACCGTGTACAACAGCACCCTCAGCAGCAGCAGGCAGCATCTCACCAGACACAACAGGTTCTCATCCCCGCCACACACCAGG CTCAACAGCAGCAAGTACTTGTACAAGAGTCCAAGATGATTCATCACATGACCCCTCAGGGAATG AGTGCTGCTACTACCCTGGCACTGCCTGCAGGTGTTACACCAGTTCAACAGCTGATCACAAACTCTG gACAACTATTACAGGTGGTCAGGGCAGCAAATGGTGCTCAGTACCTTATCCAGCCTCAGCAGTCGATGGTGCTGCAGCAGCAAGTAATTCCTCAGATGCAGCAAGGTGGTGTGCAAGCCCCTGTTATTCAACAG GTGTTAGCTCCAATGCCGGGAGGTCTCTCTCAACAGACTGGTGTCATCATACAGCCGCAACAGATCTTGTTTACAGGTAACAAGACTCAAGTTATACCCAATACCATGTCTGCTCCTCAAGCACCAATACAGGGACAGCTTACTGTGACAAGTCAGCAGCAGCAACAAGGGCAGCAGCAGGCTCCACTCGTCCTGCAAGTTGATGGTGCTGGGGACACATCCTCTGAGGAGGATGAAGATGAGGATGAAGACTatgatgatgaggaggaagaGGACAAGGAGAAAGATGGAGAAGATGGTCAAGTGGAAGAG gaacCACTCAACAGTGAAGATGATGTAAGCGATGAGGAAGGGCAGGAGCTCTTTGACACAGAGAATGTTGTAGTTTGCCAGTATGACAAG ATCCACAGAAgcaaaaacaaatggaaatttCATCTCAAAGATGGCATCATGAACCTGAACGGGCGAGATTTTGTCTTCTCCAAAGCCATTGGGGATGCAGAATGGTGA